In Metopolophium dirhodum isolate CAU chromosome 7, ASM1992520v1, whole genome shotgun sequence, one genomic interval encodes:
- the LOC132949188 gene encoding E3 SUMO-protein ligase PIAS1-like, which yields MASDNTNQNASGSYQPVSSVVSSQSPSNRQTNVVTQDATGFGMNASNRGNKNGLIHFQSHFEFEKLTFYKVLHEVIKPTLLTMSGEPFEFRLLLKHIVLVDLCLATSDKQNYFQFQIRIGKIEDDGTLLITDYLPPGLDIKFGFSPCVLPSYNSLPPPNEATQPIDCTNLLALDPSVLNMFFIKWTPDQNNYALTMCLVKRLTVDMLIRRLQEKGGKSSEETQEDIIRMLADPDLVTCKSGYSFSLLCPLGKKRMEIPAKSIHCTHLQCFDAKIFLLMNEKKQTWKCPICDISCLYDEIQIQLFFLAIVTSPELDGDCTDIEFITDGSWIVNENNETKIMNITPNTEKELMNLDEEKCIINEVE from the exons ATGGCGAGCGATAATACAAATCAGAATGCATCGGGAAGTTATCAGCCAGTTAGTTCTGTAGTATCAAGTCAATCGCCTTCAAATCGACAAACAAATGTGGTGACACAAGATGCAACAGGATTTGGTATGAATGCATCAAATCGTGGTAACAAAAATGGTCTCATCCATTTTCAATCCCATTTCGAGTtcgaaaaattaacattttataaagttcTTCATGAAGTCATCAAGCCAACTCTACTaa CTATGAGTGGAGAGCCATTTGAATTTCGTCTGTTACTCAAACATATTGTTCTTGTTGACTTGTGTCTTGCCACTTCAgataaacaaaattactttcAGTTCCAGATTCGAATTGGGAAAATAGAAGATGATGGCACACTATTAATAACGGATTATTTGCCCCCGGGACTTGacattaaatttggtttttcacCTTGTGTACTTCCATCTTATAATTCATTGCCACCACCAAATGAAGCTACACAGCCTATTGATTGCACCAATTTATTGGCTTTGGACCCATCAGTTTTAAATATGTTCTTTATAAAATGGACTCCTGATCAAAATAATTACGCCCTAACAATGTGTCTAGTAAAACGATTAACTGTGGATATGTTGATAAGAAGACTTCAAGAGAAAGGAGGTAAGAGTTCAGAAGAGACTCAAGAAGATATAATTAGAATGTTAGCAGATCCAGATTTGGTCACATGTAAATCAGGTTATAGTTTTTCCTTGTTGTGTCCATTAGGTAAAAAAAGAATGGAGATACCGGCAAAATCTATCCATTGTACTCATCTACAATGTTTTGATGCTAAGATATTTCTTTTAATGAATGAAAAGAAACAAACATGGAAGTGTCCAATATGTGATATATCTTGCTTGTACGatgaaatacaaatacaattattttttttggctATTGTCACAAGTCCAGAACTAGATGGTGACTGTACAGATATAGAGTTTATAACGGATGGTTCATGGattgtaaatgaaaataatgagaCCAAAATCATGAATATTACTCCTAATACCGAAAAAGAACTTATGAATTTGGATGAAGAAAAATGCATTATCAATGAGGTGGAATAA